Proteins encoded in a region of the Nicotiana tomentosiformis chromosome 9, ASM39032v3, whole genome shotgun sequence genome:
- the LOC104111961 gene encoding uncharacterized protein produces MNSQEIQQSSNSTQIQSVEISIQNLIKIWDKRQRWHFFVMNPKQEPTKQQWRKHLTKFLESIPVRLFTIVLLIIDLVFTSLELSSSLISCPKNPNTKNQEIEEVWYHWAGIAILGLLFLKSIGLVVGLGRAFFRRPGYLLDGIVVMVALFLESYLEKKGGGLLVVVSLWRVVRVVESAFELSDEAIETQIEEIVCQFEELKEENRRLMENLFEKNKEIEKLEQELDEYKNQDKESKD; encoded by the exons ATGAATTCTCAAGAAATCCAACAATCTTCAAATTCTACACAAATACAAAGTGTTGAGATATCAATACAAAACCTCATCAAAATCTGGGATAAAAGGCAAAGATGGCATTTCTTTGTTATGAATCCAAAACAAGAACCAACCAAACAACAATGGCGAAAACATTTAACCAAGTTCTTAGAATCCATACCTGTTAGACTTTTCACTATTGTCTTGCTTATAATCGATCTCGTTTTCACAAGTCTTGAACTCTCCTCCTCTTTGATTTCCTGCCCGAAAAATCCGAACACGAAAAATCAAGAAATAGAAGAGGTTTGGTACCATTGGGCAG GTATAGCAATCTTGGGATTGTTATTTTTGAAAAGTATAGGCCTTGTAGTAGGTCTAGGACGTGCGTTTTTTCGTAGGCCGGGGTACTTGCTAGATGGCATAGTAGTAATGGTGGCATTATTTTTGGAATCTTATTTGGAAAAAAAAGGTGGAGGATTACTTGTTGTAGTTAGCCTATGGAGAGTTGTTAGGGTTGTGGAAAGTGCATTTGAGTTAAGTGATGAGGCAATTGAAACACAAATTGAAGAGATTGTTTGCCAATTTGAAGAATTGAAAGAAGAGAATAGAAGATTGATGgaaaatttatttgaaaaaaataaggaAATTGAGAAGCTTGAACAAGAGTTGGATGAGTACAAAAATCAGGACAAAGAATCAAAGGACTAG
- the LOC104097232 gene encoding oil body-associated protein 1A has translation MEGKHVSTHPEVPGEPTKTGTAILETATATIQGFGPINKIHQHLCAFHFYGHDMTRQVEAHHLCGHQNEEFRQCLIYDRPDADGRLIGLEYIVSEELFLTLPDDEKKFWHSHEFEVKSGVLFMPGVPGPIQRQDLEKVAKTYGKVIHFWQVDRGDTLPLGIPQVMMALTRDGQLYENLAQDMEKRYGVSFAEEREKRANMEGLTHGIHPLANAGSKGIQTVLREVDCKPVESVPRVFV, from the exons ATGGAAGGTAAACATGTATCAACTCATCCAGAAGTTCCAGGTGAACCAACGAAGACAGGAACAGCAATTCTTGAAACAGCAACTGCTACAATTCAAGGCTTTGGTCCTATAAACAAGATTCATCAGCACCTTTGCGC GTTCCATTTCTATGGACATGACATGACTCGACAAGTCGAGGCGCACCACTTGTGCGGTCACCAAAACGAAGAATTCAGGCAGTGTCTCATCTACGACAGACCAGACGCCGATGGCCGGCTGATCGGGCTCGAGTACATTGTCTCAGAAGAACTGTTCTTAACATTACCAGATGATGAAAAGAAATTCTGGCATTCCCACGAGTTCGAGGTGAAGAGTGGTGTTCTATTCATGCCTGGCGTTCCTGGTCCGATTCAACGACAAGATCTTGAAAAAGTTGCAAAAACCTATGGGAAAGTGATACATTTTTGGCAGGTAGATAGAGGTGATACACTTCCTTTGGGAATTCCTCAAGTTATGATGGCTCTTACTAGAGATGGTCAGCTCTATGAGAATCTTGCTCAAG ATATGGAGAAACGTTATGGAGTATCATTTGCTGAAGAAAGAGAGAAGAGGGCAAATATGGAAGGGCTAACTCATGGAATACATCCACTTGCAAATGCGGGAAGCAAAGGGATTCAAACTGTGTTGAGAGAAGTTGATTGCAAGCCTGTGGAATCTGTTCCTAGAGTTTTTGTTTAA
- the LOC104097231 gene encoding probable aldo-keto reductase 2 isoform X2, protein MERTTPLQVPRIKLGSQGLEVSRIGLGCMSMSGNYGPPKPEPEMIKVLHHAIDTGVTFLDTSDIYGPLTNEILIGKMGELKKLVEEGKIKYIGLSESCASTIRRAHAVHPITAVQMEWSLWTRDLEEEVVPTCRELGIGVVPYSPLGRGFFSAGAKLIENLSEDDFRKNFPRFRPENFELNKQVFEKLNLMAARKGCTPSQLALAWVLHQGDDVCPIPGTTKIENFNENVGALSVKLTAEDMKELESYASVVKGERHLYMSSTWINSETPPLSSWKTE, encoded by the exons ATGGAGAGAACGACGCCGTTACAAGTACCGAGAATTAAGCTAGGTTCACAAGGTCTAGAAGTTTCCAGAATCGGGCTGGGCTGTATGAGTATGTCGGGCAACTACGGCCCGCCCAAGCCCGAGCCCGAAATGATCAAAGTACTCCATCACGCAATTGATACTGGAGTCACTTTCCTCGATACTTCTGATATCTATGGACCTCTCACCAATGAAATCCTCATTGGCAAG ATGGGAGAACTGAAGAAACTCGTTGAAGAGGGAAAAATCAAATATATAGGTCTATCAGAGTCTTGTGCATCAACAATCAGAAGGGCCCATGCTGTTCATCCAATAACAGCTGTCCAGATGGAATGGTCTTTGTGGACTAGAGATCTAGAGGAAGAAGTAGTTCCTACTTGCAG AGAACTTGGCATAGGGGTCGTCCCTTATAGTCCTCTTGGACGAGGATTCTTCTCAGCAGGCGCAAAGTTGATTGAAAACCTGTCTGAGGATGACTTTCGCAAG AATTTCCCTAGGTTCAGGCCGGAAAATTTTGAGCTTAACAAGCAAGTATTTGAGAAACTGAATCTAATGGCTGCAAGAAAAGGATGCACCCCTTCACAGTTAGCATTGGCTTGGGTTCTTCACCAAGGAGATGATGTATGCCCTATACCAGGCACTACCAAGATTGAGAACTTCAACGAAAACGTTGGGGCCTTATCTGTAAAGTTAACAGCCGAAGACATGAAAGAGCTCGAGTCGTATGCCTCTGTTGTCAAAGGTGAAAGACATCTCTACATGTCATCAACATGGATAAATTCAGAGACTCCGCCATTGTCCTCCTGGAAAACTGAGTAG
- the LOC104097231 gene encoding probable aldo-keto reductase 2 isoform X1, which produces MERTTPLQVPRIKLGSQGLEVSRIGLGCMSMSGNYGPPKPEPEMIKVLHHAIDTGVTFLDTSDIYGPLTNEILIGKAIKGMREKVQIATKFGICFEDGKRGICGEPAYVRACCEASLKRLDIDCIDLYYIHRIDTQLPIEVTMGELKKLVEEGKIKYIGLSESCASTIRRAHAVHPITAVQMEWSLWTRDLEEEVVPTCRELGIGVVPYSPLGRGFFSAGAKLIENLSEDDFRKNFPRFRPENFELNKQVFEKLNLMAARKGCTPSQLALAWVLHQGDDVCPIPGTTKIENFNENVGALSVKLTAEDMKELESYASVVKGERHLYMSSTWINSETPPLSSWKTE; this is translated from the exons ATGGAGAGAACGACGCCGTTACAAGTACCGAGAATTAAGCTAGGTTCACAAGGTCTAGAAGTTTCCAGAATCGGGCTGGGCTGTATGAGTATGTCGGGCAACTACGGCCCGCCCAAGCCCGAGCCCGAAATGATCAAAGTACTCCATCACGCAATTGATACTGGAGTCACTTTCCTCGATACTTCTGATATCTATGGACCTCTCACCAATGAAATCCTCATTGGCAAG GCTATTAAAGGAATGAGAGAGAAAGTACAAATAGCTACCAAGTTCGGTATATGTTTTGAAGATGGGAAAAGGGGCATTTGTGGTGAACCTGCATATGTAAGGGCTTGTTGTGAGGCCAGCTTGAAGAGACTGGACATCGACTGCATTGATCTGTATTATATTCATCGCATTGATACTCAGTTGCCAATTgaagtcacg ATGGGAGAACTGAAGAAACTCGTTGAAGAGGGAAAAATCAAATATATAGGTCTATCAGAGTCTTGTGCATCAACAATCAGAAGGGCCCATGCTGTTCATCCAATAACAGCTGTCCAGATGGAATGGTCTTTGTGGACTAGAGATCTAGAGGAAGAAGTAGTTCCTACTTGCAG AGAACTTGGCATAGGGGTCGTCCCTTATAGTCCTCTTGGACGAGGATTCTTCTCAGCAGGCGCAAAGTTGATTGAAAACCTGTCTGAGGATGACTTTCGCAAG AATTTCCCTAGGTTCAGGCCGGAAAATTTTGAGCTTAACAAGCAAGTATTTGAGAAACTGAATCTAATGGCTGCAAGAAAAGGATGCACCCCTTCACAGTTAGCATTGGCTTGGGTTCTTCACCAAGGAGATGATGTATGCCCTATACCAGGCACTACCAAGATTGAGAACTTCAACGAAAACGTTGGGGCCTTATCTGTAAAGTTAACAGCCGAAGACATGAAAGAGCTCGAGTCGTATGCCTCTGTTGTCAAAGGTGAAAGACATCTCTACATGTCATCAACATGGATAAATTCAGAGACTCCGCCATTGTCCTCCTGGAAAACTGAGTAG